TGGGTATTGCCGTTGAAGCAGTGTTACGTCGGAACGGATAGATTACGGTGCTGGTGCTTGTGCGCAAAGTTGCCATGTATTTCAATAAATAATATTTGTTTAGCTCAAATTTAAGGTAACAGAAATATGTTGCGGCAAAAACGAAGACTTTTTTTGTTTGAAAACTTAGAAGCAAGGCGAGGGGATATTTATgggaagaaagaaagagaaaCATTTTTGAAGTTTTGGGTCACTGCGGTGCTGATGTTGAATGACAGTAAATAGATACAGCCGTTGACATGTGGCATTGTTGGCTATTCGTTTGCTAAACCGCCCTTATAATGTTTTGGGTCTAACATTCAGTCCAAAGGTAACGTTACTTACGCTATAATTAATGCTTAATCGTCCATGGCCAACCCCAAAATCATATGTgagttttatatattttgaatatCGACTtaattatgttttgtatttattgattttttaaagATTGTTTATTGATTTTAGTTATAATTATTTGGATGtgttatatataattttgattctAGATGATAAAAGTTAAATTAATGGATTTCGAatgatataatgataaattttaattttaacatttatatttctttctaattcaattttttatctaaatttaGCCATCAAATttgtaaaagaattaaatttaactaataatctTCCAAAAATAGTTGAATtgttattttaacaaaaatattaactaaaacattaaatttttaaacataataaCCTGTTTAGTAATTCACATGCACTTCATACtagtattttgaatttttatgaattatttgtatttatattttgaatattttataatttttaaattataagttgACTTGTCATAAATAATGAATGACGTCATGTCAAAATGAAGTACACATAAATTGTTACGTAGGTTGCCATGCCACCATTgttaaaaaattcatattttggtCAGTATTTTTGTTAAAAGAATGATCCAACCTTTAAGGttgaatttaactaaaaaaaaagaagacCAAATTGATAAAAGATGCAAATATTAAAGGCTAAATTTATGAATATGTCATTTCGAATTGATTTGTTTACAATTTTTAAATATACTTGtaattatatgtataaattattaaatatatttttatatgtatatggtaTTCTTTcgttaaaaagaaaagaaaagagagagagaattAGACATGTTCATGCGTTGAGAGGATTAAACAAAAACATTAGGTCTGAAAAATAAGTTTAAACAAAAATATTAGGTTTGCTtaaaatatggtccaagatcaaGCTTAAAATTGTTAAGgtgattataaataaaattttaataataaaaatatataaaattattaaatattaaataaaaacaatataaatatatattttaaatttttaaaataatatgagCGAGCTTAAAATAAGtttcaatatttataaatatagacgaatttagataaaatttaaactcatatttcAGATCGAACTAGACTTAGACAAACATAAATTTTCTTAATATCATGTATAACGCAACAGaaaaaataccaaattttaaattattttcaaaatcgcAAACAATTTATTATGACTACAGTAGTAGCCCATGGAATTATCCCCGGCTAACATTTCTTGATTACATAGAAAAGTCGACACATGATATAATATGATAGAGACATTCTATTTAATTTTCACTCTGATTATCAAATGATTAAATCTCTGTtaattttccaatcatttaaattaattttctatGTTTAAGCAAGTgattggaattaaataattaagaattagaaaaaaaaaaaactacaactACCATCAGCCATGCACATGACAATGACAAAAGCTCAGTTTTGTTCAAAATAGGCATACAAATGCTTACGTGAAGCCAGCATTAATGGTCTTTGTTGTGTGTTTCGTTTTGTTCCAATGGGCCTTCCCAAATGCACACTGAAACATCTTGAGGGTGGCATTACGTTTGAAACGCTTACTCGAAATTTTGGGAGTTtaggtaaaatattaaaattgaacagcaccatattataacataaatattaTAAGTTATGATTTGGGGAAATGGGGCGAAGAACGTCGTTATTAAATGTGATAGCTGTTCAATCACCAATTTGTTAAATGAGGAGTAATAGGAAGAAAGTAACTTATCCTTGGCTAGGAGAATCAGATAGCTAAAAAAGGAGATACTGTCGAGTGAACATTATACATCTATTCCAAGACGCTACTCAATAGTGATAGAAACGGGCGGGGCGGGACAGGTCTGATTTTTGTTCGTCTCGATATTCTATTGCTATACTTTGATGTttgagttttaaaaaaattaacctacttcgaatttgaatttaaaaattaattgtaTATCCTATCCCATTTTGATCagttcaaatttttatttaaaattatgattaattaaatttaaaaatattttttataaaaagacTATACTTGAGATGaccaagtaaaaaaaaaaaaaacatatactccatcatagaaaaaaatataaagaacaaataaataaattacaatgAAAAGGGGAAAGAAACTAGTGTGAAATGGGAGTAAAGGTAGTAAAATGATGTTGATAGTGATAACTTTTTTTacctaattattattaaatatgtataaagGTAATTTCGCAAATATCTTGGAATAAGGTGAATTATCAGTAAACTCGACTTCTACCCGACCATTCTTTAAAGGTATTCCAACCTGAAacctgatttaaaaaaaaaaaaaaacacccaaCCTTATCTGGTCGGATAGATTTGAAACCCTTTGGTTTCGGATTATTTTTGCCATCCCTATTAATCAAGCAACTAATTCATGGTGAAGCCATTTTAATTATGGAGTCAGAATTATATGTATTAATCAAGTATAAAaagtatttaatatatttttatttaaaaaaattcattaattATTAGCGTGGCATACACATAGATTGTCATGTCAATAAAGTTAATAAACgttaattttttattcattttaagatGATTTGATAAACAATACAAATTTAAGAgttaaaaagaacaaaaaattaaatgaactaaaataaatttttttataaagttgaagggtgatataaataattaattcaaataaGATACTAACAGGAAAtaatctaaatatatatatttttttactaaGCGAaagaaattattattaataatttaataaacccAAAAGGGTAGTTATACGTTATAGCCAAATCATGACTAGAAGCACAACTGGGAAAAAGCATACAATCACCTAATAAGCAAAACCCATTATACAATTATAGCACACCTTAAAATAGCAGCAACCATTATTCAACTCTCAAGGAAGATCATGGAACTCAAGAGAGATAGTTGAAGTTTCTTACAGTTGGGAGATTCATTTTTTCTCATCGTCTGGAGAAGTATCGATTCACGTCCTTTTGAAGCACATATTGCTGGAGAACGGATCTTTCTTAATATTGACGTTGTAGTGCAATTGGATTCCGTATACGCTGCGGTTGGGGGAGTTGTTTGTGATAAACATGGAGATTGGATCGTTAGTTATCATCGGTACCTTAGAAAATGTTCGATCTTTGATGCTGAACTTTAAGGCATCTTTGAGGGACTCAAGCTTATTCAATATAGAGGCCATGATTAAGTTATCATTCAATCCAATAGTTTGGAAGTCGTTAAGGCCATCCTTAGAAGCAGTTCTACCGAATAGAACTCATCTTTGATTAGACGAATCCAAAGTATTTTAGCTTAGGAAAACTAGTGATTTCTGCGGTACATCTAAAGATGACAGAATCAAATTGTAGACTGTTTAGCTAAACAAGCCTTGACCAGAAAAGACGATTTGTAGGTGTTTGAAGTCCTCCCACAATGATTCGCACTGTTTTTGAGATGGACAAATCTAAAGGTGATCTTTCTTTTAGAATGTTGCTGTGTAATTAGTtaggtattattttattatcacgAAAAAGAAAATAGCAGCAACCACATTCAAATAGGTACAAAATACTGCTGGTCACTAAGCAAATTAAGCAGTTGAGTGCATGAGTATAGTCAGTTATAGAATCAATGAGCCCGGTCCAAGTAGCCCGAGTAAGACTCTCTGTAACTTTACCATTTTGAACAAAGTAAGACTCTTTTGTTTCATCTTCATTCTTTACTAACTTATATACAGACACTAAACCTACGAACTCAATCAATCAGTGACCTACACACCTAGTCTATAACTAACATCAACAGtagtaaatattttaattatttcatcATCGCAAAATTTTTTTgtgttacaaaataaatataactcTATGTTCGCTTTACATTTCTTAAATAAGCTGCTCATCAATGTGTGTGACTGTGTGTgcctttttgttttttatttgtgCGTGGTTCCTATGGTGGATATCCATTGAAATTGTTGGTAGGATTTTAGTATCTTTTAAGTGTGTCCTACTCTCCATTTATGTCCACTAAATGGGTTACAAATTGAGGTAAGCTAGCTTCATCATCGTGTATCTCCACCAGTGCATTACCTTCATGCTTAACTAATCATGTATACATATGCATACATAACATACATATATATGTTTAGCTCTAAATTTAACATAATAAATGTAATAACTTAACAAGTTGGGATTAATTCTAAATATGCTTGAAATGGCGAGTGAGTGATCAGAAAAGCTTAGCTGAAAAAAGGATATACTAAGAGCATATATACTTTTTAGACAGAATAAATGTTAGGTCACTTCATTTTCAGATTAAGCCCCACCGGTTGTGCTTTCAATGTCCTCAAGATTCAGTGGCTGCCATTTTACATATCCTTTTTAGGGCCACTTGCCAGTCCTTTTTAGACAGAATAAATGTTGAAAGTCATCCATATATTATTTTTCCATCAGCAATTGCAAAATATTATATATGCACTCGAAATTCAATCTCTCAGTCAACTAATTGCTAATGTTTGAAATAGTCTTTATGCAGCTTTGAAGCAGGTTCAATTAGCTTTAGAATTTTTTTGTGACCAATTTACTTTGTTGGTGCAATTGTGCAGTAATTATGCATTAGCTGAAAGCTGCATTGCTTAGGCCTACAAGCTCCCTTCCCACCGAACTTTACCAGCTTAGTTCCTTTTTCATATTCTTACTTTATTATCCCCTATCAAAGGAATACAAGTCATGAAGGGGACCAACCAACAACCAAATTATGATTAACTCCCCTTTATACATATAGGCTTCTTTTAAACTCGCCCATTATCTTTGATTTAACACCATTAACACACTGCTTTAGCTCTTAATTAATGTGCATTATTGATGATAAAAATTTACCTAATTAGGTTACAGTAAAACCCCAATGCAAAAAGCTTATCTTAAAATATTTGTACTTTCTTTTTTATAGTGAGTGAGGTATCATCACCTCAGTACGCTGATTTTGATCGGTTTGATTAGACTGTGTAAGTTGCAAAGATCGGCAAGTCCTGGCTAGATGCCCCTCAATAGTAGTCCAGCCGCTAAATGGACCCCAGGTTAAGCAACCATATATTAAAGTAATGATATGTAGGTTAAACAATCCCAAGTCTCGATTACCTGTCAACAGTGTTCACCTAAGAAGAACCactaaatcatcataattattgtTCATTATAATTTATCTAAATGGCCTGATTTGAACACTTAAACCAACTCATCGCTCTTCTTCTTTTGCAGCGAGACAGTTCTCGAGTCATTTTTGTGCAACCTTTGCATGGTATATGGTTGTTGGGTTATATATGTTTACGCCACATCTTGCAATCCCCAAATCCCAGAATATTCTAGTGTAAATAAAATTTCTGCAATGGCAGGTTTAATATATACAAAGGTACttcaatttgatattttatatttatttggtaTATAATTTTTTGGACCTAATTGATATCTAAACTCGGTACTCTTTTAGATACTTGACCAACACTATTAAAATACGCTAATATGATATTGAGGACGAATAGCATGGTGACACGTATCAAAATGTAAAGCTGTCACGTGTCATCATGTTATTGGTTAATAGTGCTACATTAACATATTTTAACAGTATTAGTAAgatatttaaaacaaataaaagttgACTTACAATTTTCAAATTTAGATACTAAAAAAATTTTAGATACTAAGTGTAATTTGTCAAGTTTAAATACTTTAGAATATAATaacatttgatatatatatatacacatgtatatatatatatatacatgtaatttGAAGTTAAAACATAATTTATTAAAGTTTGAATCTAAGGTCTCATGTCTAAGGATGAATGGTCTAAAAAATCAGGCACCATAGTATATATATGTAAGAAATAATATCCTAGTactgtaaatttttcatgatTCACGTGCTAACTGATGATCGTTGTTTAAAGTTACATCTCTCCTAGAAATTAGTGGCATATATACACACATACGTACATCTCTATTGCAAGTTGCAATTAGTTTATTTTTCCTATTTGCCATGGCTTGTCAATTATTGGTCAAGTAGGTATGATGCATACGTCATAACATGCATGCACATATACATGGCCCCATCCATTTCTACATTACATACACTGTTCCTAAACCCATTATATATTAGGGTTTCTTTTCCCCCTTGTTTGATATTTCTTTGTTAACTAAAAGCTTGTAGTAGTGGAAAACATGAGTAGAGGTTGGAGCTACGGTGGCGGCCAAAGTTCCTTGGGCTACCTCTTTGGTGCCGATGAGCAGCCAAGCGCACCCACCGTCACACCAGCGATCCAGCCTCCATATGGCATAGATATTACCCCAGAGAACCCTCCCCCTCAATATAAACCAAGTTCAGAGCAACAGACTGAGAAAAACACCACCAACAACTATCAGAGGGCTAAAGGACAGAATGCAGGCAACTTCATAACTGtgagttgttattattattacacACATATGTATGTATAGCTTTTAACCTAATTTATGTAACCGTGTTGTGAAATTTTAGGATCGACCATCAACAAAGGTGAAATCAGTTCCAGGTGGAGATTCCTCCCTGGGTTACCTGTTTGGAGACAAGTGATGCAATGATTAATTCCTTCTTACAAGTTTTTAAGAAGAAAATTGGTGAACTGCTTCCGACAAGGAATTGAAGATAAACAGATAAGTGGGTTTTTTTAGTTAAATACATGTGCAGAAGTTGCTAAATAAAGGGGTTGAGTTCCCCATGTCAGTGTCGAATTTGCCAGGGTCTAATGTATGGTGTCTGTTTAACTAGGTATTCAAGTTTGGAGCAATATTTAATGAAGtttgtcttttgtattaaatagCCGAATTTGGAAAGTGGGAAATTTTCCCATTTCGGATGTTTCGATGAAAATAATTTGTTAATATTAAAAACTTGCCAGTGTTCTTTTTTGTGTATGTTCCATCTGAATTTAAAATTACCCAAAGGGGCTGTGATTATGTTGTTGTTTAATTGTCCTGCTGTTCTTAttctttctattattttaattaaagtgAATTAAAACTTTAAATAGGCTTAATTAAACTGGATTAGAACTAATTTTTCCTTCTTAAACaattttttcatgcatattcgAGTATTCATTTTGATGTCTTACAGGACTTGAATTCCTCATTAACAATATTTAACAAATAACATTTTTAATCCCTACTTTCCCTCAATTTTTTTCTTCATTCATGACTTGAGTGATTAATTATAAGTTggtttatttttgtgtttttgataaattaattaacaaaattaGAAGCATTCAGCAGTGTTATGCTATAATAAACTTCCATTCTCACTATATTACTTGCTTTACCATTGTGTGTGTGCGTGTGTTTTTTTGTTAATATTATGCATATGTATATAGATCAAGTAAGTGCTTGGTATAGCTAggtagctatatatatatatatatacatttcttttcttttaccaTAAGAACTGCCTTTTTATAGCTAAATTGAATTAGGAGCATGCCTTTCTTGATAATATTCTTGTGCCAATATTGATATTGAAATTAGTTTTCTAATGTTTAATAAgatagatttttattttattttattttattttttataagtaTATATTGAGCATTCAATTAATTGTATTGTTCACATGGGTCAAATTATTGATTCAAATCTAAATATTCGTTTGAAATTTGTAAGGGTTTGAACCAAATATTAAGTTTAAAAATGAGCATAGACAAAATAAATTAGGCTCATTTAAAATATGGGTTGATTTTGGATTCCAATAATCAAAGCCCAAATACAATCTAGTCTAACCCATTTTCaagtttataatatattatttttattattttattttatatcttataaaatttaatacactattctataatataaatattaaaaatatatatcaagTTGCTTAGAAATCTTTTCATAtgtctaattttttttataatttgaaatATATTTCAATGGACACATGTcatcatcttaacattatttgtGATTATTTTCTACTAGTAATCTAATTATAGTCTAATTTAATAAATTGCTAGAATTTGATATATTATTAGTAGAAAATTTTATTCAATGAGTAGGGTTTAAATATGGCCACATGtcctttttttaattattttttattatttgtagGTATTGCACATTTATTATAGAGTTTTTAAATACCAGTAATAATGTATGGAATAATTTTTCattaacatattatatatattactaTGTGAGTGAAAAAAATTCTGTTAAAAATATTTCCTTTCAAAATTTATTCACCAATAAGTAAAGTGGTAATGAATTTGTATTTTAATACTAATAAACATGTCTTTGATCATTGAATTTGTAATTGGTTTTTTTTAGCATTATTCTCATTTTAGGTTCTTCTCATATATGTTTTTTTAATAGAATATCTAGAATTAACCATAACCCCTCTctaacccttaaataggaggataatgcgcttaaGCACACTTAACCTACAGCCTCCTGCACTGACAATAATGCCGATGCCAATCAAACTCAGACTCAATCAATAACTCAATAAAAtacttaaatataagtattagatAACTATATTATCATAATTTTATGTGCATGAGAATTGGATTTTTCAAGATATAGTGGAGTGTCCACTCATGTAATCCATCCATGCTAGTTAGTTTGTTTAACATTTAAATAAGAGGACAAATGCATTTgaattcacattttatattaataaCAATATCGATATCAATTACATTAAGACTCAATCAACTACAActcaaaccaaataacaccttaTATACATTTTCTAACGTCACATAGACTAGCGCTATCGAAAACCCACACTACCATATATAGGCTTTCAATCTTATGCTACCATAGGATGGAAGTCCAAATAAAATACGATATATATGCTATTCCTAAATATCTCGTAAATTtcagttggtttttttttttaataataaaaattcgcTAATTGATCGTCTTGGCAATACAATGACTAATGGAACCAAAACAAAACATGGGTCCATGATCAATACAACATCCATTCACTAAGCAGTATTACTAAAGAAGatctttgtcttttttttttgttcatataGGAACCTAAACTAACATCTGGTCGGGATTATGCCAAACCACTTTGGTACCAAATCTCACAAACAAGTAATATTTAAGCTCCTTGTAGATTAGTTAAGGTTCATATGACAATGAAGCAAAGTTGAATGATGTTCCTAGTTTCTATCAACTTCATTGAATGGTGAAGAacaacatcatatatatatatatatatatatatagggaaTTCGGGGGAAACAAACCATGATTCCCACTATATATTTTACATAAAATATCTAGAAGGACAGATTCTCTTAATGGACTGGATCTGGATTGAATTGCAAGGATTCCCTCCATATAAGCTCCTTGATGTGATCCTCGGTGCACGATGATTGCTCGAAATCGAAACTGAATGGTCTGGGACAGACAGGCTCGTCGTTGATATCGTGAAGAGATGCCAAGTATGGGTGACAAAGTGCCTCTTcagctgcaaaaaaaaaaaagaaaaaaagaaagatgcaagaAAAATAGATCATAGATATGTACATGGAGAGACCAAACAGAAATGATGTGCTTGAAAATCTAGTTTACCTGTGATTCGTTTGTTGGGGTCAAAGACAAGCATTTTCTCTAGCAGATCAACAGCACCAGGAGACATGTTTGGGAACCGAGCTGAAAATTGTTGCTTCCTACACTGTGGAAGTTGTCTGAAATACCTTCGGGCATTGTTGCTTCGGAGAAATCCGAGGCTAGCGTCATCGGGTGAACCTATCAGCTTTTGGAACAAAAAAAGAATGAACAATGTTAGAAGTGAACCTACGTTTTAAG
This window of the Gossypium arboreum isolate Shixiya-1 chromosome 12, ASM2569848v2, whole genome shotgun sequence genome carries:
- the LOC108452486 gene encoding protein SPIRAL1-like 5, which codes for MSRGWSYGGGQSSLGYLFGADEQPSAPTVTPAIQPPYGIDITPENPPPQYKPSSEQQTEKNTTNNYQRAKGQNAGNFITDRPSTKVKSVPGGDSSLGYLFGDK